From one Bombus affinis isolate iyBomAffi1 chromosome 9, iyBomAffi1.2, whole genome shotgun sequence genomic stretch:
- the LOC126920203 gene encoding putative glycerol kinase 5 isoform X1 translates to MKYIGALDVGTTTVRFYIIDEEANTIASSAEKVQLLYPKAGFVEIDPDKLWTIIVDVIKNTLKEAKVDPESIVGIGISTQRGSFTTWNSKDGKYYHNFITWKDLRADGIVKQWNSSLMLKAFRVGSYILHKILGEERFLLMSAFKFLNTQITLRLLWALQNVPGLQEAANNGNALFGSIDCWLLYKLTGKHVTDVSSAAATGLFDPFLMTWSDLMMNLLGIPRNMFPEVVDTSRNFGVIPKDIFGVEIPIFCSMADQSASLFGSGCMQPGDLKITLGTGTFMNVNSGRKLHASVAGLYPVIGWQIGDELVYMIEGAWNDTGTIVEWAKNIGIIDNLAKTANIANSVNDSDGVYFIPAFSGLHIPINDYTAAAGFIGIKPTTNKSHIIRSLLESIVFGIMQLFYVLGEETNFTHQKIRIDGGVSANDFVLQLLADLTGLDVERATTTEMSILGVAFLAGLQCGVWKNREDVEKLRKTARIFHPNKENMIHYQPIIAQWKQALERFGRWYSQDS, encoded by the exons GTTCAACTTTTATATCCAAAGGCAGGCTTCGTAGAAATAGATCCGGACAAGCTATGGACGATCATCGTAGACGTAATAAAGAACACCTTAAAAG AAGCCAAAGTGGACCCGGAATCGATCGTTGGTATCGGTATTTCCACACAACGAGGTAGCTTTACGACATGGAACTCGAAAGATGGAAAATATTATCACAA CTTTATCACGTGGAAAGATCTACGTGCTGACGGCATAGTGAAGCAATGGAACTCGTCGTTGATGTTAAAAGCATTCCGAGTAGGATCGTACATTTTGCACAAGATTCTCGGCGAAGAACGATTCTTGTTGATGAGTGCTTTTAAATTCCTGAATACACAG ATAACTCTAAGGTTATTGTGGGCTCTGCAAAACGTGCCAGGTTTGCAGGAGGCGGCGAACAACGGAAACGCCTTATTTGGAAGCATTGATTGTTGGCTTTTGTATAAACTTACGG GAAAACACGTGACAGACGTTTCGAGCGCAGCAGCAACAGGACTTTTCGACCCATTTCTTATGACTTGGTCTGATCTAATGATGAATCTTCTGGGAATTCCACGTAATATGTTTCCGGAAGTAGTTGATACCAGTAGGAATTTTGGCGTTATCCCAAAGGACATATTTGGTGTTGAAATTCCAATATTTTGCTCA ATGGCAGATCAATCGGCCTCGCTGTTTGGTTCCGGATGCATGCAGCCTGGAGATTTGAAAATTACTCTGGGAACTGGGACCTTTATGAATGTGAACTCAGGAAGAAAATTACATGCTTCGGTCGCAG GTTTGTATCCTGTAATCGGATGGCAGATAGGCGATGAATTAGTATACATGATAGAAGGTGCATGGAACGACACTGGAACTATCGTCGAATGGGCCAAAAATATAG GTATAATCGATAATCTTGCTAAAACAGCGAACATTGCAAACTCAGTAAACGACTCTGATGGAGTATATTTTATTCCCGCATTTAGCGGATTACAC ATTCCAATAAATGATTACACAGCAGCAGCAGGTTTTATAGGCATAAAACCTACTACAAATAAAAGTCACATTATTCGATCGTTGTTAGAAAGCATCGTTTTCGGAATAATGCAACTTTTCTACGTACTAGGCGAAGAAACTAACTTCACTCACCAAAAGATACG GATCGATGGTGGAGTGTCAGCAAACGATTTTGTGTTGCAATTATTAGCCGACTTAACAGGTCTTGACGTAGAACGTGCGACAACCACAGAGATGTCTATTTTAGGAGTGGCATTTCTCGCTGGTTTACAATGCG GTGTATGGAAGAACAGAGAGGACGTAGAAAAACTTCGAAAAACAGCAAGGATATTCCATCCAAATAAGGAGAACATGATTCATTATCAACCGATAATTGCTCAATGGAAACAAGCTCTCGAAAGATTCGGTCGATGGTATTCTCAAGATTCGTAA
- the LOC126920203 gene encoding putative glycerol kinase 5 isoform X2, translating to MENIITSHFITWKDLRADGIVKQWNSSLMLKAFRVGSYILHKILGEERFLLMSAFKFLNTQITLRLLWALQNVPGLQEAANNGNALFGSIDCWLLYKLTGKHVTDVSSAAATGLFDPFLMTWSDLMMNLLGIPRNMFPEVVDTSRNFGVIPKDIFGVEIPIFCSMADQSASLFGSGCMQPGDLKITLGTGTFMNVNSGRKLHASVAGLYPVIGWQIGDELVYMIEGAWNDTGTIVEWAKNIGIIDNLAKTANIANSVNDSDGVYFIPAFSGLHIPINDYTAAAGFIGIKPTTNKSHIIRSLLESIVFGIMQLFYVLGEETNFTHQKIRIDGGVSANDFVLQLLADLTGLDVERATTTEMSILGVAFLAGLQCGVWKNREDVEKLRKTARIFHPNKENMIHYQPIIAQWKQALERFGRWYSQDS from the exons ATGGAAAATATTATCACAAGCCA CTTTATCACGTGGAAAGATCTACGTGCTGACGGCATAGTGAAGCAATGGAACTCGTCGTTGATGTTAAAAGCATTCCGAGTAGGATCGTACATTTTGCACAAGATTCTCGGCGAAGAACGATTCTTGTTGATGAGTGCTTTTAAATTCCTGAATACACAG ATAACTCTAAGGTTATTGTGGGCTCTGCAAAACGTGCCAGGTTTGCAGGAGGCGGCGAACAACGGAAACGCCTTATTTGGAAGCATTGATTGTTGGCTTTTGTATAAACTTACGG GAAAACACGTGACAGACGTTTCGAGCGCAGCAGCAACAGGACTTTTCGACCCATTTCTTATGACTTGGTCTGATCTAATGATGAATCTTCTGGGAATTCCACGTAATATGTTTCCGGAAGTAGTTGATACCAGTAGGAATTTTGGCGTTATCCCAAAGGACATATTTGGTGTTGAAATTCCAATATTTTGCTCA ATGGCAGATCAATCGGCCTCGCTGTTTGGTTCCGGATGCATGCAGCCTGGAGATTTGAAAATTACTCTGGGAACTGGGACCTTTATGAATGTGAACTCAGGAAGAAAATTACATGCTTCGGTCGCAG GTTTGTATCCTGTAATCGGATGGCAGATAGGCGATGAATTAGTATACATGATAGAAGGTGCATGGAACGACACTGGAACTATCGTCGAATGGGCCAAAAATATAG GTATAATCGATAATCTTGCTAAAACAGCGAACATTGCAAACTCAGTAAACGACTCTGATGGAGTATATTTTATTCCCGCATTTAGCGGATTACAC ATTCCAATAAATGATTACACAGCAGCAGCAGGTTTTATAGGCATAAAACCTACTACAAATAAAAGTCACATTATTCGATCGTTGTTAGAAAGCATCGTTTTCGGAATAATGCAACTTTTCTACGTACTAGGCGAAGAAACTAACTTCACTCACCAAAAGATACG GATCGATGGTGGAGTGTCAGCAAACGATTTTGTGTTGCAATTATTAGCCGACTTAACAGGTCTTGACGTAGAACGTGCGACAACCACAGAGATGTCTATTTTAGGAGTGGCATTTCTCGCTGGTTTACAATGCG GTGTATGGAAGAACAGAGAGGACGTAGAAAAACTTCGAAAAACAGCAAGGATATTCCATCCAAATAAGGAGAACATGATTCATTATCAACCGATAATTGCTCAATGGAAACAAGCTCTCGAAAGATTCGGTCGATGGTATTCTCAAGATTCGTAA